The following proteins are encoded in a genomic region of Variovorax paradoxus:
- a CDS encoding FAD assembly factor SdhE: MQTAAELAQPISERALSKLKWRCRRGLLENDLFIARFFERHESRMTIGQAGAMETLMDLSDNDLLDLLLRRKEPEPAWAGAEVVELLQLMRTDGAQRPATSVSSSPS, translated from the coding sequence ATGCAAACCGCTGCCGAACTCGCACAGCCGATCAGCGAACGCGCGCTGAGCAAGCTGAAATGGCGCTGCCGGCGCGGTCTGCTCGAGAACGACCTGTTCATCGCCCGCTTCTTCGAGCGGCACGAATCCCGCATGACCATCGGCCAGGCGGGAGCGATGGAGACCTTGATGGACCTGTCGGACAACGACCTCCTCGATCTTCTGCTGCGAAGAAAGGAACCCGAGCCCGCATGGGCCGGGGCCGAGGTGGTCGAGTTGCTGCAGTTGATGCGCACCGACGGCGCGCAGCGTCCCGCCACCTCCGTTTCCTCTTCGCCCTCCTGA
- the leuC gene encoding 3-isopropylmalate dehydratase large subunit, with protein MARTLYDKIWDEHVVHTEEDGTAILYIDRHLVHEVTSPQAFEGLREAGRKLWRISSVVATADHNTPTTGWERGYEGIADPTSKEQVTTLDKNIAEFGAAAFFPFLSKRQGIVHVIGPESGATLPGMTVVCGDSHTSTHGAFGALAHGIGTSEVEHVMATQTLLGKKAKNMLVKVEGKLPFGCTAKDIVLAIIGKIGTAGGTGYTIEFAGSAIRDLSMEGRMTVCNMAIEAGARAGLVAVDEKTIGYVKGRPLAPTGVEWDQAVSYWRTLQSDPDAKFDAVVELDAAQIQPQVTWGTSPEMVVDINGRVPDPEKEKDASKRGAIERALVYMGLEPNKAINDIFIDKVFIGSCTNSRIEDMREAAAVVKKLGQKVAKNVKLAMVVPGSGVVKEQAEREGLDVIFKAAGFEWREPGCSMCLAMNADRLEPGERCASTSNRNFEGRQGAGGRTHLVSPAMAAAAAVHGHFVDVRTFA; from the coding sequence ATGGCACGCACGCTCTACGACAAGATCTGGGACGAACACGTCGTCCACACCGAGGAAGACGGCACCGCGATCCTCTACATCGACCGCCACCTGGTGCACGAAGTCACCAGCCCGCAGGCCTTCGAAGGCCTGCGCGAAGCCGGCCGCAAGCTGTGGCGCATCAGCTCGGTCGTGGCCACGGCCGATCACAACACGCCGACAACCGGCTGGGAACGCGGCTACGAAGGCATTGCCGACCCGACCAGCAAGGAACAGGTCACCACGCTCGACAAGAACATCGCCGAATTCGGCGCCGCCGCGTTCTTTCCGTTCCTGAGCAAGCGCCAAGGCATCGTGCACGTGATCGGGCCCGAATCGGGCGCCACGCTGCCGGGCATGACGGTGGTCTGCGGCGACTCGCACACCTCCACGCACGGCGCTTTCGGCGCGCTGGCGCACGGCATCGGCACCAGCGAGGTCGAGCACGTGATGGCCACGCAGACGCTGCTCGGCAAGAAGGCGAAGAACATGCTCGTGAAGGTCGAGGGCAAGCTGCCGTTCGGCTGCACCGCCAAGGACATCGTGCTCGCGATCATCGGCAAGATCGGCACCGCCGGCGGCACCGGCTACACCATCGAATTCGCAGGCTCGGCCATTCGCGACCTGAGCATGGAAGGCCGCATGACCGTCTGCAACATGGCCATCGAGGCCGGCGCGCGCGCGGGGCTGGTGGCGGTCGACGAAAAGACCATCGGCTACGTGAAGGGCCGCCCGCTCGCGCCCACGGGCGTGGAGTGGGATCAGGCCGTCAGCTACTGGCGCACGCTGCAGTCCGACCCCGACGCGAAGTTCGACGCCGTGGTCGAGCTCGACGCGGCGCAGATCCAGCCGCAGGTGACCTGGGGCACTTCGCCCGAGATGGTGGTCGACATCAACGGCCGCGTGCCCGACCCCGAGAAGGAAAAAGACGCCAGCAAGCGCGGCGCCATCGAGCGCGCGCTGGTCTACATGGGGCTGGAGCCGAACAAGGCGATCAACGACATCTTCATCGACAAGGTGTTCATCGGCTCGTGCACCAACAGCCGCATCGAGGACATGCGCGAAGCCGCCGCGGTGGTGAAGAAGCTCGGCCAGAAGGTCGCGAAGAACGTGAAGCTCGCCATGGTGGTGCCGGGCTCCGGCGTGGTGAAGGAACAGGCCGAGCGCGAAGGCCTCGACGTGATCTTCAAGGCCGCGGGCTTCGAATGGCGCGAGCCCGGCTGCTCGATGTGCCTGGCGATGAACGCCGACCGGCTGGAACCGGGCGAACGCTGCGCATCGACCAGCAACCGCAATTTCGAAGGCCGCCAGGGCGCCGGCGGCCGCACCCACCTCGTGAGCCCGGCCATGGCCGCCGCGGCCGCGGTGCACGGCCACTTCGTCGACGTGCGCACCTTCGCCTGA
- a CDS encoding entericidin A/B family lipoprotein, which translates to MKSLAALFAVTFALAVPLSGCNTWRGAGQDVQKAGEKMEDSSKKRQ; encoded by the coding sequence ATGAAGTCGCTTGCCGCATTGTTCGCCGTCACGTTTGCCCTTGCCGTGCCGCTGTCGGGTTGCAACACCTGGAGAGGAGCCGGCCAGGACGTGCAGAAGGCCGGGGAAAAGATGGAAGATTCGTCCAAGAAGCGCCAGTGA
- the leuD gene encoding 3-isopropylmalate dehydratase small subunit — protein sequence MQKFTVHKGLVAPMDRENVDTDAIIPKQFLKSIRKTGFGQNLFDEWRYLDAGFPGQDPVSRKPNPDFVLNQPRYAGASVLLARKNFGCGSSREHAPWALDQYGFRAIIAPSYADIFFNNSFKNGLLPIVLPEAQVAQLFDETFAFPGYTLTIDLERQVVVKPDGGEFAFDVQAFRKYCLINGLDDIGLTLRHKDKIKAFEAERLAQKPWLAHSMIA from the coding sequence ATGCAGAAATTCACCGTGCACAAGGGCCTCGTGGCCCCGATGGACCGCGAGAACGTCGACACCGACGCGATCATTCCGAAGCAATTTCTCAAGTCGATCCGCAAGACCGGCTTCGGGCAGAACCTGTTCGACGAATGGCGCTACCTCGACGCCGGCTTTCCGGGCCAGGACCCGGTCAGCCGCAAGCCGAACCCCGATTTCGTGCTGAACCAGCCGCGCTACGCCGGCGCATCGGTGCTGCTGGCGCGCAAGAACTTCGGCTGCGGCTCGTCGCGCGAGCACGCGCCGTGGGCGCTCGACCAGTACGGCTTCCGCGCGATCATTGCGCCGAGCTATGCCGACATCTTCTTCAACAACAGCTTCAAGAACGGCCTGCTGCCGATCGTGCTGCCCGAAGCGCAAGTCGCGCAATTGTTCGACGAGACCTTTGCCTTCCCCGGCTACACGCTGACCATCGACCTGGAACGCCAGGTGGTGGTGAAGCCCGACGGCGGCGAGTTCGCATTCGACGTGCAGGCCTTCCGCAAGTACTGCCTGATCAACGGGCTGGACGACATCGGCCTCACGCTGCGCCACAAGGACAAGATCAAGGCTTTCGAGGCCGAGCGCCTGGCGCAGAAGCCCTGGCTCGCGCACTCGATGATTGCCTGA
- a CDS encoding LysR substrate-binding domain-containing protein, whose amino-acid sequence MPPSTASERSFARRIDLTSLQLFVAVCELGSIGRAAEREFIAASAISKRLSDLEATLGTTLLYRHARGVDLSPAGESLLHHARSVLYSLEKMQGELSEYAEGVRGHVRVHANISAIVQFLPEDLGAFTREHDAIKIDLEEHLSNEVVRAVQEGAADLGICHIPDGTNDLQTLPYRHDRLALIVPAGHPLAAQGAIDFAASLDYDHVGLHTNSSIYVAMHQAAVEAGRSVKLRIHVTGLDAMCRMIDNGLGIGVMPQRAFELLQAGIGSRLCSVALNDAWSHREIRLVARDFSTLPVAARTLVNHLRAPAVAHEAAEPVAA is encoded by the coding sequence ATGCCCCCTTCCACAGCTTCCGAACGCAGCTTCGCCCGGCGCATCGACCTCACGTCGCTGCAGCTGTTCGTCGCCGTTTGCGAACTCGGCAGCATCGGGCGCGCGGCGGAGCGCGAATTCATTGCCGCCTCGGCCATCAGCAAGCGGCTGTCGGACCTCGAAGCCACGCTGGGCACCACCCTTCTCTACCGCCATGCGCGCGGAGTCGATCTTTCGCCCGCGGGCGAAAGCCTGCTGCACCATGCGCGCTCGGTGCTCTACAGCCTCGAGAAGATGCAGGGCGAACTCAGCGAATACGCCGAAGGCGTGCGCGGCCATGTGCGGGTGCATGCCAACATTTCGGCCATCGTGCAGTTTCTCCCGGAGGATCTCGGCGCCTTCACGCGCGAGCACGACGCGATCAAGATCGACCTCGAAGAGCACCTGAGCAACGAAGTGGTGCGCGCGGTCCAGGAAGGCGCCGCCGATCTCGGCATCTGCCATATTCCCGACGGCACGAACGATCTGCAGACGCTGCCCTACCGCCACGACCGGCTCGCGCTGATCGTGCCCGCCGGACATCCGCTCGCCGCCCAGGGAGCGATCGACTTCGCCGCCTCACTCGATTACGACCACGTCGGCCTGCACACCAACAGCTCGATCTACGTGGCCATGCACCAGGCCGCGGTCGAGGCGGGCCGCAGCGTCAAGCTGCGCATCCACGTGACCGGGCTCGACGCCATGTGCCGCATGATCGACAACGGACTAGGCATCGGCGTGATGCCGCAGCGCGCGTTCGAGCTGCTGCAGGCGGGCATCGGCAGCCGCCTTTGCAGCGTGGCGCTGAACGACGCCTGGTCCCACCGCGAAATCCGCCTGGTGGCGCGCGACTTCTCGACCTTGCCGGTGGCCGCGCGCACACTGGTCAACCACCTGCGCGCGCCGGCGGTCGCCCACGAAGCCGCCGAGCCCGTGGCCGCATAG
- the leuB gene encoding 3-isopropylmalate dehydrogenase, producing the protein MKIAVLPGDGIGTEIVAEAIRVLDALDLSFEMETALVGGAAYEAHGHPLPESTLKLAKESDAVLFGAVGDWKYDKLDRPLRPEQAILGLRKNLGLFANFRPAICYEQLVDASSLKPELIAGLDILIIRELTGDIYFGQPRGRRTAVDGHFPGAEEAFDTMRYSRPEVERIARVAFEAARKRNKRVTSVDKANVLETFQFWKDIVTEVHKDYPDIELDHMYVDNAAMQLVKAPKKFDVIVTGNMFGDILSDEAAMLTGSIGMLPSASLNSSNQGLYEPSHGSAPDIAGKGVANPLATILSAAMMLRFSLNQAEAADRIESAVKHVLASGLRTGDIWSEGTKRVGTREMGDAVVAAITKKTITG; encoded by the coding sequence ATGAAAATTGCAGTTCTCCCAGGTGACGGCATCGGCACCGAAATCGTGGCCGAGGCCATTCGCGTGCTCGACGCACTCGACCTCTCGTTCGAAATGGAAACCGCGCTGGTCGGCGGTGCGGCCTACGAAGCCCACGGCCATCCGTTGCCGGAATCGACGCTGAAGCTGGCGAAGGAGTCCGACGCGGTGCTGTTCGGCGCCGTCGGCGACTGGAAGTACGACAAGCTCGACCGTCCGCTGCGTCCCGAGCAGGCCATCCTGGGCCTGCGCAAGAACCTCGGACTGTTCGCGAACTTCCGCCCGGCCATCTGCTACGAGCAGCTGGTGGACGCGTCGAGCCTGAAGCCCGAACTCATCGCGGGCCTGGACATCCTCATCATTCGCGAGCTGACCGGCGACATCTACTTCGGCCAGCCGCGCGGCCGCCGCACGGCGGTGGACGGTCACTTTCCGGGCGCCGAAGAAGCTTTCGACACCATGCGCTATTCGCGCCCCGAGGTCGAGCGCATCGCCCGCGTGGCGTTCGAAGCGGCACGCAAGCGCAACAAGCGCGTGACCAGCGTCGACAAGGCCAACGTGCTGGAGACCTTCCAGTTCTGGAAGGACATCGTGACCGAGGTGCACAAGGACTATCCGGACATCGAGCTCGACCACATGTACGTCGACAACGCAGCCATGCAGCTCGTGAAGGCGCCCAAGAAATTCGACGTGATCGTCACCGGCAACATGTTCGGCGACATCCTGTCGGACGAGGCGGCGATGCTTACCGGATCCATCGGCATGCTGCCGTCGGCCTCGCTCAATTCGAGCAACCAGGGCCTGTATGAACCCAGCCACGGCAGCGCGCCCGACATTGCCGGCAAAGGGGTTGCCAATCCATTGGCTACAATACTGTCCGCTGCCATGATGCTCCGCTTTTCACTCAACCAAGCCGAAGCTGCCGACCGTATCGAGTCGGCGGTCAAGCATGTGCTCGCCTCCGGGCTGCGCACGGGTGACATCTGGTCAGAAGGTACGAAGCGCGTCGGGACCCGTGAGATGGGCGACGCGGTCGTTGCAGCAATCACCAAAAAGACGATTACCGGCTAA
- the gltA gene encoding citrate synthase, whose protein sequence is MKASDIKATLSFSNGGDSVELPIYKGTVGPDVIDIRKLYAQTGMFTYDPGFMSTAACQSAITYIDGDKGELLYRGYPIEQLATNCDFLETCHLLLYGELPDQAKKTNFTKLVTNHTMVNEQMQFFLRGFRRDAHPMAIMTGLVGALSAFYHDSTDINNPEHREIAAIRLIAKMPTLVAMAYKYTIGQPYMYPKNDLSYAGNFLHMMFATPCEEYKVNPVLERALDRIFILHADHEQNASTSTVRLCGSSGTNPFAAIAAGVACLWGPAHGGANEAALNMLYDIQKEGGVEKIGEFIKKVKDKNSNVKLMGFGHRVYKNYDPRAKLMQETCNEVLTELGLENDPLFKLAKELEKIALEDEYFVSRKLYPNVDFYSGIVQRAIGIPVPLFTAIFALARTVGWIAQLNEMIGDPEYKIGRPRQLFEGSPKRNVQPIAKR, encoded by the coding sequence ATGAAAGCTTCCGATATCAAGGCCACGCTGTCGTTCAGCAACGGCGGCGACAGCGTCGAACTGCCGATCTACAAGGGCACCGTGGGGCCCGACGTGATCGACATCCGCAAGCTCTATGCGCAGACCGGCATGTTCACCTATGACCCGGGTTTCATGTCGACGGCTGCATGCCAGTCGGCCATCACGTACATCGACGGCGACAAGGGCGAACTGCTGTACCGCGGCTATCCCATCGAGCAGCTCGCCACCAACTGCGACTTCCTCGAAACCTGCCACCTGCTGCTCTACGGCGAGCTGCCCGATCAGGCCAAGAAGACCAACTTCACCAAGCTCGTGACCAACCACACGATGGTCAACGAGCAGATGCAGTTCTTCCTGCGCGGCTTCCGCCGCGACGCGCACCCGATGGCCATCATGACCGGCCTGGTGGGCGCGCTGTCGGCCTTCTATCACGACAGCACGGACATCAACAATCCCGAGCACCGCGAGATCGCCGCGATCCGCCTGATCGCGAAGATGCCCACGCTCGTGGCCATGGCCTACAAGTACACGATCGGCCAGCCGTACATGTACCCGAAGAACGACCTGAGCTACGCGGGCAACTTCCTGCACATGATGTTCGCCACGCCGTGCGAAGAGTACAAGGTGAACCCGGTGCTCGAGCGCGCGCTCGACCGCATCTTCATCCTGCACGCGGACCACGAGCAGAACGCATCGACCTCGACCGTGCGCCTGTGCGGCTCGTCGGGCACCAACCCCTTCGCGGCCATTGCAGCCGGCGTGGCCTGCCTCTGGGGCCCGGCCCACGGCGGCGCCAACGAAGCGGCGCTGAACATGCTCTACGACATCCAGAAGGAAGGCGGCGTGGAGAAGATCGGCGAGTTCATCAAGAAGGTCAAGGACAAGAACTCGAACGTCAAGCTCATGGGCTTCGGCCACCGCGTGTACAAGAACTACGACCCGCGCGCCAAGCTGATGCAGGAAACCTGCAACGAAGTGCTGACCGAACTGGGCCTGGAAAACGATCCGCTGTTCAAGCTCGCCAAGGAACTCGAAAAGATCGCCCTGGAAGACGAGTACTTCGTGTCGCGCAAGCTCTACCCGAACGTCGACTTCTACTCGGGCATCGTGCAGCGCGCCATCGGCATTCCGGTGCCGCTGTTCACCGCGATCTTCGCGCTGGCCCGCACGGTCGGCTGGATTGCCCAGCTGAACGAAATGATCGGCGATCCCGAGTACAAGATCGGCCGCCCGCGCCAGCTGTTCGAAGGTTCGCCGAAGCGCAACGTGCAGCCCATCGCCAAGCGCTGA
- a CDS encoding succinate dehydrogenase iron-sulfur subunit, protein MKRTFQIYRYDPDKDAKPYMQTIEIELDGHERMLLDALMKLKAQDPTLSFRRSCREGVCGSDAMNINGKNGLACLTNMLTLKGTIVLKPLPGLPVIRDLIVDMTQFFKQYNSIKPYLQNDNVPPEKERLQSPEERDELNGLYECILCASCSTSCPSFWWNPDKFVGPAGLLQAYRFIADSRDEATAERLDNLEDPYRLFRCHTIMNCVDVCPKNLNPTKAIGKIKELMVRRAI, encoded by the coding sequence ATGAAGCGCACATTCCAGATCTACCGCTACGACCCGGACAAGGACGCCAAGCCCTACATGCAGACCATCGAGATCGAACTCGACGGCCATGAGCGCATGCTGCTCGACGCCCTGATGAAGCTCAAGGCGCAAGACCCCACGCTGTCGTTCCGCCGCTCATGCCGCGAAGGCGTCTGCGGTTCCGACGCGATGAACATCAACGGCAAGAACGGCCTCGCCTGCCTGACCAACATGCTCACGCTCAAGGGCACGATCGTGTTGAAGCCGTTGCCGGGCCTGCCGGTGATCCGCGACCTGATCGTGGACATGACGCAGTTCTTCAAGCAGTACAACTCGATCAAGCCGTACCTGCAGAACGACAACGTGCCGCCCGAGAAGGAGCGCCTGCAGTCCCCCGAGGAGCGCGACGAGCTCAACGGCCTGTACGAGTGCATCCTGTGCGCGAGCTGCTCCACGAGTTGCCCGAGCTTCTGGTGGAACCCCGACAAGTTCGTGGGCCCCGCCGGCCTGCTGCAGGCCTACCGCTTCATCGCCGACAGCCGCGACGAAGCCACCGCCGAACGCCTGGACAACCTCGAAGACCCGTACCGCCTGTTCCGCTGCCACACGATCATGAACTGCGTCGACGTGTGCCCGAAGAACCTGAACCCCACCAAGGCCATCGGCAAGATCAAGGAACTGATGGTGCGCCGCGCCATCTGA
- the sdhA gene encoding succinate dehydrogenase flavoprotein subunit has translation MTYTKEQITKRKFDVVIVGAGGSGMRASLQLARAGLNVAVLSKVFPTRSHTVAAQGGVGASLGNMSEDNWHYHFYDTIKGSDWLGDQDAIEFMCREAPKVVYELEHFGMPFDRNPDGTIYQRPFGGHTANYGEKPVQRACAAADRTGHAMLHTLYQKNVEARTQFFVEWMALDLIRDDEGDVVGVTALEMETGDLHILQAKTVLLATGGAGRIFQASTNAFINTGDGLGMAARSGIPLQDMEFWQFHPTGVAGAGVLLTEGCRGEGAILLNSNGERFMERYAPTLKDLAPRDFVSRSMDQEIKEGRGCGPNKDYVLLKLDHLGAETIHKRLPSVYEIGVNFANVDITKEPIPVVPTIHYQMGGIPTNINGQVVIQKGEENSAVVNGLYAVGECSCVSVHGANRLGTNSLLDLLVFGRAAGNHIVEFNDKLKEHKELPKDAADRTLERLNRLESATGGEYAQDVAGEIRTVMQQHAAVFRKQASMDEGVVKIAAVRERVNAIGLKDKSKVFNTARIEALEVDNLIEVAQATMVSAAARKECRGAHTVEDYERPADDPVAPLGRDDANWMKHTLWYSQDNRLSYKPVKLQPLTVASVPPKVRTF, from the coding sequence ATGACCTACACAAAAGAACAAATCACCAAGCGCAAGTTCGACGTCGTGATCGTCGGTGCCGGCGGCTCCGGCATGCGCGCCTCGCTGCAACTGGCCCGCGCCGGCCTGAACGTGGCCGTGCTCTCCAAGGTGTTCCCCACCCGTTCGCACACCGTGGCTGCCCAAGGCGGCGTGGGCGCTTCGCTCGGCAACATGAGCGAAGACAACTGGCACTACCACTTCTACGACACGATCAAGGGCTCCGACTGGCTCGGCGACCAGGACGCGATCGAGTTCATGTGCCGTGAAGCGCCCAAGGTCGTGTACGAGCTCGAACACTTCGGCATGCCGTTCGACCGCAACCCCGACGGCACCATTTACCAGCGTCCGTTCGGCGGCCACACGGCCAACTACGGCGAAAAGCCCGTGCAGCGCGCCTGCGCCGCGGCCGACCGCACCGGCCACGCCATGCTGCACACGCTCTACCAGAAGAACGTCGAGGCGCGCACCCAGTTCTTCGTCGAGTGGATGGCACTCGACCTGATCCGCGACGACGAAGGCGACGTGGTCGGCGTGACGGCGCTCGAAATGGAAACCGGCGACCTGCACATCCTGCAGGCCAAGACGGTGCTGCTGGCCACCGGCGGCGCAGGACGCATCTTCCAGGCCTCGACCAATGCCTTCATCAACACCGGCGACGGCCTGGGCATGGCCGCGCGCTCGGGCATTCCATTGCAGGACATGGAGTTCTGGCAGTTCCACCCGACCGGCGTGGCCGGTGCCGGCGTGCTGCTGACCGAAGGCTGCCGCGGCGAAGGCGCCATTCTGCTCAACAGCAATGGCGAGCGCTTCATGGAGCGCTATGCGCCCACGCTGAAAGACCTGGCACCGCGCGACTTCGTGTCGCGCTCGATGGACCAGGAAATCAAGGAAGGCCGCGGCTGCGGTCCCAACAAGGACTACGTGCTCTTGAAGCTCGACCACCTCGGTGCCGAGACCATCCACAAGCGCCTGCCCTCGGTGTACGAAATCGGCGTCAATTTCGCCAACGTCGACATCACCAAGGAACCGATTCCCGTGGTGCCGACCATCCATTACCAGATGGGCGGCATTCCGACCAACATCAACGGCCAGGTCGTCATCCAGAAGGGTGAAGAGAACAGCGCCGTGGTGAACGGGCTCTACGCCGTGGGCGAATGCTCCTGCGTGAGCGTGCACGGCGCGAACCGCCTGGGCACCAACTCGCTGCTCGACCTGCTGGTGTTCGGCCGCGCAGCCGGCAACCACATCGTCGAGTTCAACGACAAGTTGAAGGAACACAAGGAACTGCCCAAGGATGCGGCCGACCGCACGCTGGAGCGCCTGAACCGCCTCGAATCCGCCACCGGCGGCGAATACGCGCAGGACGTGGCCGGCGAGATCCGCACCGTCATGCAGCAGCACGCCGCCGTGTTCCGCAAGCAAGCCTCGATGGACGAAGGCGTGGTCAAGATCGCCGCGGTGCGCGAGCGTGTCAACGCCATCGGCCTGAAGGACAAGTCGAAGGTGTTCAACACCGCGCGCATCGAAGCGCTCGAAGTCGACAACCTGATCGAAGTGGCGCAGGCCACGATGGTCTCGGCCGCCGCCCGCAAGGAATGCCGCGGCGCCCACACGGTGGAAGACTACGAACGCCCGGCGGACGACCCGGTCGCACCGCTCGGCCGCGACGACGCGAACTGGATGAAGCACACGCTCTGGTACAGCCAGGACAACCGCCTCTCGTACAAGCCGGTCAAGCTGCAGCCGCTCACCGTGGCCTCGGTTCCGCCGAAGGTCCGCACGTTCTAA
- the sdhC gene encoding succinate dehydrogenase, cytochrome b556 subunit, which translates to MTELATPPRPPRREFRNINAFTDLTTYRLPPAGIVSILHRVSGVLMFLLLPFIIWMFDTSLSSDYSFARFKAAFNSGLGFVPGWFIKLVALALIWSYLHHFIAGLRHLWMDVSHAAVTKEFGHTSALVTLALSILLTVVLGAKLFGLY; encoded by the coding sequence ATGACAGAGCTTGCAACTCCTCCCCGGCCGCCGCGCCGCGAATTCCGAAACATCAATGCCTTCACCGATCTCACGACCTACCGGCTGCCCCCGGCGGGCATCGTGTCGATCCTGCACCGCGTGAGCGGCGTGCTCATGTTCCTGCTGCTGCCGTTCATCATCTGGATGTTCGACACCTCGCTGTCGTCGGACTATTCGTTCGCCAGGTTCAAGGCCGCCTTCAACAGCGGCCTCGGTTTCGTTCCGGGCTGGTTCATCAAGCTGGTCGCTCTCGCGCTGATCTGGAGCTACCTGCACCACTTCATCGCCGGCCTGCGCCATCTCTGGATGGACGTGAGCCATGCCGCCGTCACCAAGGAGTTCGGCCACACGTCGGCCCTGGTCACGCTGGCCCTGAGCATTCTGCTCACCGTGGTGCTCGGCGCCAAGTTGTTCGGCCTGTACTGA
- the asd gene encoding aspartate-semialdehyde dehydrogenase, with the protein MANASQPLVGLVGWRGMVGSVLMDRMQAEGDFGLIEPLFFSTSNAGGKAPAMAKNETALKDANDIDALKKCDIIITCQGGDYTSEVFPKLRAAGWSGHWIDAASTLRMQDDAVIVLDPVNLPVIQNALAKGGKNWIGGNCTVSCMLMGVGALYKAGLVEWMTSMTYQAASGGGAQHMRELLTQFGTLNTEVRALLDDPKSAILEIDRKVLHKQQNLSAAETANFGAPLGGSLIPWIDKDLGDGMSKEEWKAGAETNKILGQGAGFGTAAVPVDGFCVRVGAMRCHSQALTFKLKKDVPLADIEAMIAADNPWAKVVPNTREATLKDLTPVTVTGTMNIPVGRIRKLAMGPEYVGAFTIGDQLLWGAAEPLRRTLRILLEA; encoded by the coding sequence ATGGCGAACGCATCTCAACCTCTGGTCGGCCTCGTAGGCTGGCGCGGCATGGTCGGCTCGGTCCTGATGGACCGCATGCAGGCCGAAGGCGATTTCGGGCTCATCGAGCCGCTGTTCTTCTCGACCTCCAACGCCGGCGGCAAGGCCCCGGCCATGGCGAAGAACGAAACCGCGCTGAAGGATGCGAACGACATCGACGCACTGAAGAAGTGCGACATCATCATCACCTGCCAGGGCGGCGACTACACCAGCGAGGTATTCCCCAAGCTGCGCGCCGCCGGCTGGAGCGGCCACTGGATCGACGCCGCCTCCACCCTGCGCATGCAGGACGATGCGGTCATCGTGCTCGATCCGGTCAACCTGCCGGTGATCCAGAACGCGCTCGCCAAGGGCGGCAAGAACTGGATCGGCGGCAACTGCACCGTGAGCTGCATGCTCATGGGCGTGGGCGCCCTCTACAAGGCCGGCCTGGTCGAGTGGATGACCAGCATGACCTACCAGGCCGCTTCGGGCGGCGGTGCGCAGCACATGCGCGAACTGCTGACGCAATTCGGCACCCTCAACACCGAGGTGCGCGCGTTGCTCGACGACCCCAAGTCCGCCATTCTTGAAATTGACCGCAAGGTGCTGCACAAGCAGCAGAACCTGAGCGCGGCCGAAACGGCCAACTTCGGTGCTCCGCTCGGTGGTTCGCTGATCCCCTGGATCGACAAGGACCTGGGCGACGGCATGTCCAAGGAAGAGTGGAAGGCCGGCGCCGAAACCAACAAGATCCTCGGCCAAGGCGCGGGCTTCGGCACCGCCGCCGTGCCGGTCGACGGCTTCTGCGTGCGCGTTGGCGCGATGCGCTGCCACAGCCAGGCGCTGACCTTCAAGCTCAAGAAGGACGTGCCGCTCGCCGACATCGAGGCCATGATCGCCGCGGACAACCCCTGGGCGAAGGTGGTGCCGAACACCCGCGAGGCCACCCTCAAGGATCTGACGCCTGTGACCGTGACAGGTACCATGAACATCCCCGTGGGCCGCATTCGCAAGCTTGCGATGGGCCCCGAATACGTCGGCGCCTTCACCATCGGCGACCAGCTGTTGTGGGGCGCTGCCGAACCGCTGCGCCGCACGCTGCGCATCTTGCTCGAGGCTTGA
- the sdhD gene encoding succinate dehydrogenase, hydrophobic membrane anchor protein, with amino-acid sequence MSVNYGSKRIVVGAHYGLRDWLSQRITGGLMALFTIILLAQLIFTRGPLGYDLWAGIFAAQWMKVLTFSVIASLLYHVWVGMRDVWMDYVQPVGIRLALQIFTIVWLVGCAGWAIQVLWKI; translated from the coding sequence ATGTCTGTGAATTACGGCTCCAAGCGCATCGTCGTCGGCGCACATTACGGTCTGCGCGACTGGCTCAGCCAGCGCATCACGGGCGGCCTGATGGCGCTCTTCACGATCATCCTGCTCGCGCAGCTGATCTTCACGCGCGGCCCGCTGGGCTACGACCTCTGGGCCGGCATCTTCGCCGCGCAGTGGATGAAGGTGCTGACCTTCTCCGTGATCGCTTCCCTGCTCTATCACGTCTGGGTCGGCATGCGCGACGTGTGGATGGACTACGTCCAGCCCGTCGGCATTCGCCTCGCCCTGCAAATTTTCACCATCGTCTGGCTTGTCGGTTGTGCGGGTTGGGCCATTCAAGTGCTTTGGAAGATCTGA